A single Streptomyces sannanensis DNA region contains:
- the lepB gene encoding signal peptidase I, with the protein MAVGEAVEEVDDAARDGRPAKQRRSLLKELPLLIGVALLLSLVIKTFLVQPFSIPSGSMQNTLQLNDRVLVDKLTPWFGAEPERGEVVVFHDPDNWLAGLPEPSPNPLRKALGLVGLMPPADEKNLIKRVVAVAGDTVECKGTGPLKVNGRALDEPYVHPGNTPCSDDEGGQFKVTVPAGMIWVMGDHRQDSRDSRYHQQDKHHGFVPVDDVVGRAVLVGWPPTRWATLPVPDTFRP; encoded by the coding sequence TTGGCTGTCGGGGAAGCCGTCGAGGAAGTGGACGACGCCGCACGGGACGGGCGGCCCGCGAAGCAGCGGCGCTCCCTGTTGAAGGAGCTGCCGCTCCTCATCGGTGTCGCGCTGCTGCTGTCCCTGGTCATCAAGACCTTCCTGGTGCAGCCGTTCTCCATCCCCTCCGGCTCCATGCAGAACACGCTGCAGCTGAACGACCGCGTGCTGGTCGACAAGCTGACACCGTGGTTCGGCGCGGAGCCGGAGCGCGGCGAGGTCGTCGTCTTCCACGACCCGGACAACTGGCTCGCGGGCCTGCCCGAGCCGAGCCCGAATCCCCTGCGCAAGGCTCTGGGCCTCGTCGGACTGATGCCACCCGCCGACGAGAAGAACCTCATCAAGCGGGTCGTCGCGGTCGCCGGTGACACGGTCGAGTGCAAGGGCACCGGACCGCTGAAGGTCAACGGCAGGGCCCTCGACGAGCCGTACGTCCACCCCGGGAACACCCCGTGCAGCGACGACGAGGGAGGCCAGTTCAAGGTCACGGTGCCCGCCGGCATGATCTGGGTCATGGGTGACCACCGGCAGGACTCCCGGGACTCCCGCTATCACCAGCAGGACAAGCACCACGGCTTCGTGCCGGTCGACGACGTCGTGGGCCGCGCCGTCCTCGTCGGCTGGCCGCCCACCCGCTGGGCCACCCTGCCGGTCCCGGACACGTTCCGGCCCTGA
- the gatC gene encoding Asp-tRNA(Asn)/Glu-tRNA(Gln) amidotransferase subunit GatC — translation MPGITREEVAHLARLSRLELSDEELDHFAGQLDVIIGAVARVADVADEDVPPTSHPLPLTNVMRADEVRPSLTPEQALSGAPAQEQQRFKVPQILGED, via the coding sequence ATGCCTGGCATCACGCGCGAGGAGGTCGCCCACCTCGCACGGCTGTCGCGTCTTGAGCTGTCCGACGAAGAGCTCGATCACTTCGCCGGACAGCTCGACGTGATCATCGGCGCGGTCGCCCGCGTTGCCGATGTCGCCGACGAGGACGTACCGCCGACCTCCCACCCGCTGCCGCTGACCAATGTCATGCGCGCGGACGAGGTCCGTCCGTCGCTCACCCCCGAGCAGGCGCTTTCCGGCGCCCCGGCCCAGGAGCAGCAGCGTTTCAAGGTGCCGCAGATCCTGGGGGAGGACTGA
- the gatA gene encoding Asp-tRNA(Asn)/Glu-tRNA(Gln) amidotransferase subunit GatA: MSDIIKLTAAQIAEKIASGELTAVEVTEAHLARIESVDEKVNAFLYVDREGALAQARAVDAKRERGEKLGLLAGVPLALKDIFTTEGVPTTVGSKILEGWIPPYDATLTKRLKAADVVILGKTNMDEFAMGSSTENSAFGPTGNPWDLTKIPGGSGGGSSAALASFQAPLAIGTDTGGSIRQPAAVTGTVGVKPTYGAVSRFGMVAFSSSLDQGGPCARTVLDAALLHEVIAGHDPLDSTSIDAPVPPVVEAARNGSVAGMRVGVVKQFRGEGYQAGVMQRFDESVELLKELGAEIVELDCPSFDKALAAYYLIAPSECSSNLARFDGLRYGLREGDDGSRSAEDVTALTRAAGFGPEVKRRIMIGTYALSSGYYDAYYGSAQKVRTLITKDFEKSFEQVDVIVSPTTPTTAFAIGERVDDPMAMYLADLCTIPTNLAGNAAMSLPCGLAPEDGLPVGLQIIAPAMKDDRLYKVGAAVEAAFVARWGHPLLEEAPSL; the protein is encoded by the coding sequence ATGAGTGACATCATCAAGCTCACCGCCGCACAGATCGCGGAGAAGATCGCCTCCGGCGAGCTCACCGCCGTCGAGGTCACCGAGGCCCACCTGGCCCGTATCGAGTCCGTGGACGAGAAGGTGAACGCCTTCCTGTACGTGGACCGCGAGGGCGCCCTCGCGCAGGCCCGTGCCGTGGACGCGAAGCGGGAGCGGGGCGAGAAGCTCGGCCTGCTGGCCGGCGTGCCGCTTGCGCTGAAGGACATCTTCACCACCGAGGGCGTGCCGACCACCGTCGGCTCCAAGATCCTCGAGGGCTGGATCCCGCCGTACGACGCGACGCTGACCAAGAGGCTCAAGGCCGCCGACGTCGTCATCCTCGGCAAGACCAACATGGACGAGTTCGCCATGGGATCGTCGACGGAGAACAGCGCCTTCGGCCCGACCGGCAACCCCTGGGACCTGACCAAGATCCCCGGCGGCTCCGGCGGCGGCTCCAGCGCCGCGCTCGCCTCCTTCCAGGCCCCGCTCGCGATCGGTACGGACACCGGCGGTTCCATCCGTCAGCCGGCCGCCGTCACCGGCACGGTCGGCGTCAAGCCGACGTACGGCGCGGTGTCCCGCTTCGGCATGGTGGCGTTCTCGTCCTCCCTCGACCAGGGCGGCCCCTGCGCCCGTACGGTCCTGGACGCGGCCCTCCTGCACGAGGTCATCGCCGGCCACGACCCGCTGGACTCGACGTCGATCGACGCCCCGGTCCCGCCGGTCGTCGAGGCGGCCCGCAACGGCTCCGTCGCGGGCATGCGCGTCGGCGTGGTCAAGCAGTTCCGTGGTGAGGGCTATCAGGCCGGCGTGATGCAGCGCTTCGACGAGTCCGTCGAGCTGCTGAAGGAGCTGGGCGCCGAGATCGTCGAGCTGGACTGCCCGTCCTTCGACAAGGCCCTCGCCGCGTACTACCTGATCGCCCCCTCCGAGTGCTCCTCGAACCTCGCCCGGTTCGACGGTCTGCGCTACGGCCTCCGTGAGGGCGACGACGGCTCCCGCTCCGCCGAGGACGTCACCGCCCTCACCCGCGCGGCCGGCTTCGGCCCCGAGGTCAAGCGCCGCATCATGATCGGCACGTACGCGCTGAGCTCCGGCTACTACGACGCGTACTACGGCAGCGCGCAGAAGGTCCGTACGCTCATCACGAAGGACTTCGAGAAGTCCTTCGAGCAGGTCGACGTGATCGTCTCCCCGACGACCCCGACCACCGCCTTCGCGATCGGCGAGCGTGTCGACGACCCGATGGCGATGTACCTCGCCGACCTGTGCACCATCCCGACCAACCTGGCGGGCAACGCGGCCATGTCGCTGCCCTGCGGACTCGCGCCCGAGGACGGCCTGCCGGTGGGTCTGCAGATCATCGCCCCGGCCATGAAGGACGACAGGCTCTACAAGGTCGGCGCCGCCGTCGAGGCCGCCTTCGTGGCACGCTGGGGCCACCCGCTGCTGGAGGAGGCTCCGTCGCTGTGA
- a CDS encoding SDR family oxidoreductase has translation MATHLITGAGSGIGAAVARRLHERGDELVLLARDAGRAKELAARYPGARTLVGDLAEPDRLSWAFSHQTLPDRLDSLLHIAGVVELGTVGDLTPKTWHGQLNVNLIAPAELTRLLLPQLRVSQGHVVFVNSGAGLHAHAEWGAYAASKHGLKALADSLREEEHANGLRVTSVYPGRTASPMQAKVHQQEGKEYDPDRWIDPESVATTILMALDLPRDAEVHDLTVRPRR, from the coding sequence ATGGCTACTCACCTGATCACCGGGGCGGGCTCCGGCATCGGCGCGGCCGTGGCGCGCCGGCTGCACGAGCGCGGCGACGAGCTCGTGCTGCTGGCGCGCGACGCGGGCCGCGCCAAGGAACTCGCGGCCCGCTACCCCGGCGCCCGGACGCTCGTCGGCGATCTCGCCGAACCGGACCGGCTGTCCTGGGCGTTCTCGCACCAGACGCTCCCCGACCGCCTGGACTCGCTCCTCCACATCGCGGGCGTCGTCGAGCTCGGCACCGTGGGTGACCTCACCCCGAAGACCTGGCACGGCCAGCTGAACGTCAATCTGATCGCCCCGGCCGAGCTGACCCGGCTGCTGCTGCCCCAACTCCGGGTCTCCCAGGGCCATGTGGTCTTCGTCAACTCGGGCGCCGGCCTCCACGCGCACGCGGAGTGGGGCGCGTACGCCGCCTCCAAGCACGGCCTGAAGGCCCTGGCCGACTCCCTCCGCGAGGAGGAGCACGCCAACGGCCTCCGTGTCACCTCCGTCTACCCCGGCCGCACCGCCAGCCCCATGCAGGCCAAGGTGCACCAGCAGGAGGGCAAGGAGTACGACCCGGACCGCTGGATCGACCCGGAGTCGGTCGCGACGACGATCCTGATGGCGCTCGACCTGCCGCGCGACGCGGAGGTCCACGATCTGACGGTGCGGCCGCGACGATGA
- a CDS encoding TIGR00730 family Rossman fold protein, with the protein MNICVFLSAADLDERYTRPAREFAERLGKGGHTLVWGGSDVGLMKVVADGVQQAGGRLLGVSVDFLADKARKNADEMVFAKDLAERKATLLAKSDAVVIMVGGTGTLDEATEILELKKHGHTTKPVVLLNTAGFYDGLREQFRRMEDEGFLPRPLADLVFFAEDGVTALGYLEASHGRQ; encoded by the coding sequence ATGAATATCTGCGTCTTCCTCTCCGCCGCCGACCTCGACGAGCGCTACACCCGCCCCGCCCGTGAATTCGCCGAGCGGCTCGGCAAGGGCGGGCACACCCTGGTGTGGGGCGGTTCCGACGTCGGGCTGATGAAGGTCGTCGCCGACGGGGTGCAGCAGGCGGGCGGACGGCTGCTCGGGGTCTCCGTGGATTTCCTGGCCGACAAGGCCCGTAAGAACGCGGACGAGATGGTCTTCGCCAAGGACCTCGCCGAGCGGAAGGCGACGTTGCTGGCCAAGTCCGATGCCGTTGTGATCATGGTGGGCGGCACGGGCACGCTGGACGAGGCGACCGAGATCCTGGAGCTGAAGAAGCACGGTCACACCACCAAGCCGGTGGTACTGCTCAACACGGCGGGCTTCTACGACGGGCTGAGGGAACAGTTCCGACGCATGGAGGACGAGGGCTTCCTGCCGCGCCCACTCGCCGACCTGGTGTTCTTCGCCGAGGACGGCGTCACGGCGCTCGGCTACCTGGAGGCGTCGCACGGTCGGCAGTGA
- a CDS encoding DUF427 domain-containing protein — protein sequence MADGHAGHGLAGHRITVEQGTDHVRVVRDGLVLAESHRPLLLRETGCPVRYYLPREDVRVDLLTPSDTETYCPFKGTASYWSRPDAKDLVWAYEDPKEEVAGIRGHLCFYETEVNSN from the coding sequence ATGGCTGACGGACACGCAGGACACGGACTCGCAGGACACCGGATCACCGTCGAACAGGGCACGGATCATGTACGCGTCGTACGCGACGGCCTGGTCCTCGCCGAGAGCCACCGCCCGCTGCTGCTGCGCGAGACGGGTTGCCCGGTGCGTTACTACCTGCCCCGGGAGGACGTCAGGGTGGATCTTCTGACGCCCTCGGACACCGAGACGTACTGCCCCTTCAAGGGAACGGCCTCGTACTGGTCCCGTCCCGACGCGAAGGACCTCGTGTGGGCATACGAGGATCCGAAGGAGGAGGTTGCCGGGATCAGGGGCCACCTCTGCTTCTATGAAACAGAAGTGAACTCGAACTGA
- the ligA gene encoding NAD-dependent DNA ligase LigA → MAAEQQAGVPTEALERHKLLAEQVEEHRFRYYVKDQPVVSDAEFDELFRSLEALEEEYPELRTPDSPTQKVAGEYEFELAKVEHRERMLSLDNAFTDEELAAWAERVARDAGTSDYHFLCELKVDGLAVNLTYEKGRLTRAATRGTGRIGEDITPNVRTIAEIPDRLKGDRIPDLVEIRGEVYFPMDKFEELNARRVAAGEQPYANPRNSASGSLRQKDPRVTATLPLHMVVHGIGAREGFDIDRLSQAYELLREWGLPTARHNKVVDSLDGVREFIAYFGENRHSVEHEIDGVVVKLDEIPLQGRLGSTSRAPRWAIAYKYAPEEVNTKLVDIRVGVGRTGRVTPYAVVEPVKVAGSEVEFATLHNQDVVKAKGVLIGDTVVLRKAGDVIPEILGPVVDLRDGTEREFVMPAECPECHTPLRPMKEGDIDLRCPNARSCPAQLRERIFYLAGRSSLDIENFGYVAATALTQPLEPSEPPLKDEGDLFDLTVEQLLPIKSYVLDQDSGLPKRDPRTGQEKIVSFFANQKGEPKKNTLSMLENIAAAKERPLARIINGLSIRHVGPVAAEALAREFRSIDRIEQATEEELAAVEGVGPTIAASVKQWFEEDWHREILRKWRSAGVRMEEEGAGEEEGPRPLEGLTVVVTGTLVNYTRDGAKEALQSRGAKVTGSVSKKTAFVVVGDNPGSKYDKAMQLKVPVLDENGFATLLEQGPEAAVDAALPTEG, encoded by the coding sequence GTGGCTGCCGAACAGCAGGCGGGAGTGCCGACGGAGGCACTGGAGCGGCACAAGCTTCTCGCCGAGCAGGTCGAGGAGCACCGCTTCCGGTACTACGTGAAGGACCAGCCGGTCGTCAGCGACGCCGAGTTCGACGAGCTGTTCCGGTCGCTGGAGGCGCTGGAGGAGGAGTACCCCGAGCTGCGTACTCCCGACTCGCCGACCCAGAAGGTCGCGGGGGAGTACGAGTTCGAACTCGCCAAGGTCGAGCACCGCGAGCGGATGTTGTCATTGGACAACGCGTTCACCGACGAGGAGCTGGCCGCCTGGGCCGAGCGCGTCGCGAGGGACGCCGGTACTTCCGACTACCACTTCCTGTGCGAGCTCAAGGTGGACGGCCTCGCGGTCAACCTCACCTACGAGAAAGGGCGGCTGACCCGCGCCGCGACCCGGGGCACCGGACGCATCGGCGAGGACATCACGCCGAACGTGCGGACCATCGCGGAGATCCCGGACCGGCTGAAGGGAGACCGTATCCCGGACCTGGTCGAGATCCGCGGCGAGGTCTACTTCCCGATGGACAAGTTCGAGGAGCTCAATGCCCGGCGTGTGGCAGCCGGTGAGCAGCCCTATGCCAACCCGCGCAACTCCGCGTCCGGTTCGCTTCGTCAGAAGGATCCGAGGGTCACCGCGACCCTTCCGCTGCACATGGTGGTGCACGGCATCGGTGCCCGCGAGGGCTTCGACATCGACCGGCTGTCGCAGGCGTACGAGCTGCTGCGCGAATGGGGCCTGCCCACCGCCCGGCACAACAAGGTCGTGGACTCCCTCGACGGCGTACGGGAGTTCATCGCGTACTTCGGTGAGAACCGCCACTCCGTGGAGCACGAGATCGACGGTGTGGTCGTCAAGCTCGACGAGATCCCGCTGCAGGGCCGGCTCGGCTCGACCTCCCGTGCCCCGCGCTGGGCCATCGCCTACAAGTACGCTCCGGAGGAGGTCAACACCAAGCTGGTCGACATCCGGGTGGGCGTGGGCCGCACCGGGCGTGTGACGCCGTACGCCGTGGTGGAACCGGTCAAGGTGGCCGGCTCCGAGGTCGAGTTCGCCACCCTGCACAACCAGGACGTGGTGAAGGCCAAGGGCGTGCTGATCGGCGACACCGTGGTGCTGCGCAAGGCCGGCGATGTCATCCCGGAGATCCTCGGCCCGGTCGTGGACCTGAGGGACGGCACGGAGCGGGAGTTCGTGATGCCCGCCGAGTGCCCGGAGTGCCACACTCCGCTGCGACCCATGAAGGAAGGCGACATCGACCTTCGCTGCCCCAACGCCCGTTCCTGCCCTGCCCAGTTGCGCGAGCGGATCTTCTACCTCGCGGGCCGGTCCAGCCTGGACATCGAGAACTTCGGCTATGTGGCGGCGACCGCGCTCACCCAGCCGCTGGAGCCCTCGGAACCGCCGCTGAAGGACGAGGGCGACCTCTTCGACCTCACCGTCGAGCAGCTGCTCCCCATCAAGTCGTACGTCCTGGACCAGGATTCGGGACTGCCCAAGCGCGACCCCAGGACGGGCCAGGAGAAGATCGTCAGCTTCTTCGCCAACCAGAAGGGCGAGCCGAAGAAGAACACGCTCTCCATGCTGGAGAACATCGCCGCCGCCAAGGAGCGCCCGCTGGCGCGCATCATCAACGGTCTGTCGATCCGCCATGTGGGGCCGGTCGCGGCGGAGGCCCTGGCCCGCGAGTTCCGGTCGATCGACCGGATCGAGCAGGCCACGGAGGAGGAGCTGGCCGCCGTCGAAGGCGTCGGACCGACCATCGCGGCCTCCGTCAAACAGTGGTTCGAAGAGGACTGGCATCGCGAGATCCTGCGCAAGTGGCGCTCGGCAGGCGTCCGGATGGAGGAAGAGGGCGCCGGTGAGGAGGAAGGTCCGCGTCCGCTCGAAGGACTCACCGTCGTCGTCACCGGCACGCTGGTCAACTACACCAGGGATGGCGCGAAAGAGGCGCTCCAGAGCCGCGGAGCAAAGGTCACCGGTTCCGTTTCGAAGAAGACGGCCTTCGTGGTCGTCGGTGACAATCCGGGCTCCAAATACGACAAGGCGATGCAGCTGAAGGTTCCGGTACTGGACGAGAACGGCTTCGCAACCCTTTTGGAGCAAGGGCCGGAGGCCGCAGTGGACGCTGCGCTGCCCACGGAAGGTTAG
- a CDS encoding methionine synthase — MSVNSDKSDINWGPATGVGSMPGGDAREAAKTVTGSFEEFPYLAELPARGPGADMIGRTTGLLVEVWAHVEPSGWRVSDRPGRDTRRARSWLGEDLDALEEFTQGYEGPLKVQAVGPWTLAAALELRNGEAALGDSGACRDLAGSLAEGLRAHLAEVRRRVPGARLVLQLDEPSLTAVLRGQIRTASGYRTHRAPDRQVVEGALRDVIGVHDGPVIVHSCAPDVPFALLRRAGVAGVSFDFGLLTERDEEAIGEAVEGGTKLFAGVVPGTDTALSDPAGSVMGVRTLWRRLGLNPGTLAESVVITPSCGLAGASPAYARAALAHCVRAARSLADNPE; from the coding sequence GTGAGCGTGAACAGCGACAAGAGCGACATCAACTGGGGCCCCGCGACCGGGGTCGGATCGATGCCCGGCGGGGACGCGCGGGAGGCGGCGAAGACCGTCACCGGGTCCTTCGAGGAGTTCCCGTATCTGGCGGAGCTGCCCGCGCGCGGGCCGGGCGCCGACATGATCGGGCGGACCACCGGACTGCTCGTCGAGGTGTGGGCGCATGTGGAGCCCAGCGGCTGGCGGGTCAGCGACCGGCCGGGCCGGGACACCCGGCGGGCACGGTCCTGGCTGGGCGAGGACCTGGACGCGCTGGAGGAGTTCACCCAGGGGTACGAGGGCCCGCTGAAGGTGCAGGCCGTCGGCCCGTGGACGCTGGCCGCCGCGCTGGAGCTCAGGAACGGCGAGGCGGCCCTGGGGGACTCCGGGGCCTGCCGGGACCTGGCCGGCTCGCTCGCCGAGGGGCTGCGCGCGCATCTGGCGGAGGTACGGCGCCGGGTGCCGGGCGCGCGGCTCGTTCTCCAGCTCGACGAGCCGTCGCTGACGGCCGTGCTGCGGGGGCAGATCAGGACCGCCAGCGGCTACCGCACGCACCGCGCACCGGACCGCCAGGTCGTCGAGGGCGCGCTGCGGGACGTGATCGGGGTGCACGACGGCCCGGTGATCGTCCACTCCTGCGCGCCGGACGTGCCGTTCGCGCTGCTGCGCCGGGCCGGGGTGGCCGGGGTGTCGTTCGATTTCGGGCTGCTCACCGAACGTGACGAGGAGGCGATCGGCGAGGCGGTGGAGGGTGGCACGAAGCTCTTCGCGGGAGTCGTGCCGGGCACGGACACCGCATTGTCAGACCCTGCCGGTAGCGTCATGGGTGTCAGAACGCTGTGGCGCAGGCTGGGGCTGAATCCGGGGACTCTCGCGGAGTCCGTCGTGATCACTCCGTCGTGCGGTCTCGCGGGGGCGTCCCCCGCGTACGCCCGCGCGGCCCTCGCCCACTGCGTACGGGCGGCGAGGTCGCTCGCGGACAACCCTGAGTAA
- a CDS encoding bifunctional diguanylate cyclase/phosphodiesterase, with protein sequence MKPTESAAPVTRLRVFAALSSKLSAGLPVRLPVVIPALALLVLVTGLLDAAYEGRALFPDGTAGWSLAVLTVIIVCHLIALGRDRWWGGTGSGGALTLSMLLLYGWVPAGLVSVAVVVLVGAARRHRWRQGMLHGSADLLGIAGAALVLAVFGDAPTVEAPYLPADWGLGTAPEVALAAVTYLAITRVLLWYAMAPRGGGLPTVARTALVRHGLVAVALLGIAPLICVVATDRPVLLPLFAVPLIALDSTLWIARARAEEQLRDPLTGLPNRLWLLERAWSALEEAENHGSRSALVLIDLDRFRSVNDTLGHLAGDRLLLQIADRLRLALPRGAEAARLGGDEFAVLLPTADSATSAQRVARHLVAELSSPLDLDGLTLVLEASAGVAVFPDHALDAEGLLRRADVAMYQAKRDRTGVEVYESKRDSNTPDRLGLLGDLRRALDAGEVELHYQPKVRFDGQVAGLEALVRWVHPERGRVPPDEFIAIAESSGLMPHLTEYVLETALGQVARWRAQGLNVPVAVNVSPRDVHTPGFAGAVAARLARHGVPAGALQLEITEHVLLEDPQRAADTLAGLTGHGVKMSLDDFGTGYSSLVHLRRLPVSELKIDRSFVARLAVDTEDAEIVRCTVDLAHSLGLLVVAEGVEDDETWERLRDLGCDAVQGWLVAAAMPPAETTAWLRARGEHGWRRPAELPAVATPEQQVT encoded by the coding sequence ATGAAACCGACCGAGAGCGCCGCCCCGGTCACACGGCTGCGCGTATTCGCGGCTCTCTCCTCGAAGCTGTCGGCCGGACTGCCCGTCAGACTGCCCGTCGTCATTCCGGCGCTCGCCCTTCTCGTCCTGGTGACGGGCCTGCTGGACGCCGCGTACGAGGGGCGGGCGCTGTTCCCCGACGGCACGGCCGGCTGGTCGCTGGCCGTGCTCACCGTGATCATCGTCTGCCATCTCATCGCCCTCGGCCGCGACCGCTGGTGGGGCGGCACCGGCTCCGGCGGGGCCCTCACCCTCTCGATGCTCCTGCTGTACGGCTGGGTGCCCGCCGGGCTGGTCAGCGTGGCCGTGGTGGTCCTGGTCGGGGCGGCCCGCAGGCACCGCTGGCGGCAGGGCATGCTCCACGGCTCCGCGGACCTCCTGGGCATCGCCGGGGCCGCGCTGGTCCTCGCCGTATTCGGTGACGCCCCGACCGTCGAAGCTCCGTATCTGCCTGCCGACTGGGGCCTCGGCACCGCACCCGAGGTGGCGCTGGCCGCCGTCACCTATCTCGCGATCACCCGGGTGCTCCTCTGGTACGCCATGGCCCCGCGCGGCGGCGGACTGCCCACCGTCGCCCGTACCGCTCTGGTGCGCCACGGTCTGGTCGCCGTCGCCCTGCTCGGCATCGCACCGCTGATCTGCGTGGTCGCGACGGACCGGCCGGTCCTGCTGCCGCTGTTCGCCGTCCCGCTGATCGCACTGGACTCCACCCTGTGGATCGCCCGCGCCCGCGCGGAGGAACAGCTGCGCGACCCGCTGACCGGGCTGCCCAACCGGCTGTGGCTGCTGGAACGGGCCTGGTCCGCACTCGAGGAGGCCGAGAACCACGGATCCAGGTCCGCGCTCGTCCTGATCGACCTCGACCGTTTCCGGTCCGTCAACGACACCCTGGGTCATCTGGCCGGTGACCGGCTGCTCCTCCAGATCGCCGACCGGCTGCGGTTAGCCCTGCCCCGCGGCGCGGAGGCCGCCCGGCTCGGCGGTGACGAGTTCGCCGTGCTGCTGCCCACGGCCGACTCGGCGACCAGCGCGCAGCGCGTCGCCCGCCACCTGGTGGCCGAGCTGTCCTCGCCGCTCGACCTCGACGGGCTGACCCTGGTCCTCGAGGCCAGCGCAGGCGTCGCCGTCTTCCCCGACCACGCGCTCGACGCCGAAGGGCTGCTGCGGCGCGCGGACGTGGCCATGTACCAGGCCAAGCGGGACCGTACGGGTGTCGAGGTGTACGAGTCCAAGCGGGACTCCAACACCCCCGACCGGCTCGGTCTGCTCGGCGATCTGCGGCGCGCGCTGGACGCCGGCGAGGTCGAGCTCCACTACCAGCCGAAAGTCCGCTTCGACGGTCAGGTGGCGGGCCTGGAGGCCCTGGTCCGGTGGGTCCATCCGGAGCGCGGCCGGGTCCCTCCCGACGAGTTCATCGCCATCGCCGAGTCGTCCGGCCTGATGCCGCACCTGACGGAGTACGTGCTGGAGACCGCGCTCGGCCAGGTCGCCCGCTGGCGTGCCCAGGGCCTGAACGTCCCGGTGGCCGTCAATGTCTCGCCGCGCGACGTCCACACCCCGGGCTTCGCCGGTGCCGTGGCCGCCCGCCTTGCCCGGCACGGGGTCCCCGCCGGGGCCCTCCAGCTCGAGATCACGGAGCACGTCCTCCTGGAAGACCCCCAGCGAGCCGCGGACACCCTCGCCGGGCTGACCGGCCACGGTGTGAAGATGTCCCTGGACGACTTCGGTACCGGCTACTCCTCCCTGGTGCACCTGCGCAGGCTGCCTGTCAGCGAGCTGAAGATCGATCGTTCGTTCGTGGCCCGGCTGGCCGTCGACACGGAGGACGCGGAGATTGTCCGCTGCACGGTCGACCTGGCCCATTCGCTGGGCCTGCTCGTCGTCGCGGAAGGCGTCGAGGACGACGAGACCTGGGAACGGCTCCGCGATCTGGGCTGCGACGCGGTCCAGGGCTGGCTGGTCGCCGCGGCGATGCCCCCGGCGGAGACGACGGCCTGGCTCCGCGCCCGCGGCGAACACGGCTGGCGCCGCCCGGCGGAACTCCCGGCCGTGGCCACCCCGGAACAACAGGTCACATGA